Proteins from one Brevibacillus humidisoli genomic window:
- the mobP3 gene encoding MobP3 family relaxase encodes MSRVASPLVVKIGFYTSTKANTAKNKAHVNYIATRPGAVKEVEPLYEDFIDPGTAVGHIKYAQERPGSHGLFGPTEETHLDDIKKELGKHQGVVWRLIVSLREEDAKRLDMTTRRQWEQKLRAALPDVADKMGIPLSNLRWCAAFHKEPGHPHVHVMLWEKEPKRTRGKLSHAERKDVRRTLAKEIYAEERLHLSREKTAERDLVREMVKEDVDKILSLRQDLQQHREDVVLELKMTGQGGKEIAPGAPTALARELQLRLDALAQQMPTRGRIVFKFMPEEVKQKVMDMADWVLQQPGVKQHVRNYLQAHEGLARIHVLHPDKRKEAQKSAYEDLQKRVSQVLLKAAADIDRGRNQEQEESLQVVHDPVHTISASVSVSQFVFGSIFRTIQRERDKAEAKAAWKQRKNGRKRKRSKERGI; translated from the coding sequence GTGAGCCGGGTTGCAAGCCCACTCGTCGTGAAGATTGGCTTTTATACGTCCACTAAGGCGAATACAGCCAAAAACAAAGCACACGTCAATTACATTGCGACCAGGCCGGGAGCTGTAAAAGAAGTAGAGCCCCTTTACGAAGATTTCATCGATCCGGGGACAGCTGTTGGCCACATTAAATACGCCCAGGAGCGTCCGGGGAGTCACGGATTATTTGGACCTACGGAGGAAACGCATCTGGATGACATCAAAAAGGAGTTAGGAAAACATCAAGGTGTTGTTTGGAGGCTCATCGTTAGCCTACGTGAGGAAGATGCCAAACGTTTGGATATGACGACCCGCCGACAGTGGGAACAAAAATTACGTGCCGCTCTTCCAGATGTTGCAGACAAAATGGGCATACCACTTTCAAACCTTCGGTGGTGTGCCGCGTTTCATAAAGAACCTGGTCATCCGCATGTACACGTCATGCTGTGGGAAAAGGAACCGAAGAGAACAAGAGGGAAACTTTCACATGCAGAACGAAAGGACGTCCGTCGCACATTGGCTAAAGAAATCTATGCGGAAGAGAGATTGCACCTCAGCCGAGAAAAAACAGCGGAACGAGACCTTGTCCGCGAGATGGTCAAAGAAGACGTGGACAAGATATTGTCATTACGGCAAGATCTACAACAACACCGAGAGGATGTGGTCCTGGAGCTCAAGATGACGGGACAGGGAGGCAAGGAGATTGCGCCTGGTGCCCCCACTGCACTCGCCCGTGAATTGCAATTGAGACTTGATGCGCTAGCGCAGCAGATGCCGACGAGAGGACGGATCGTGTTCAAGTTTATGCCGGAAGAGGTCAAGCAGAAAGTAATGGATATGGCCGATTGGGTTTTACAACAACCTGGAGTAAAGCAGCATGTTCGGAACTATTTACAGGCTCATGAGGGACTAGCACGAATCCATGTACTACATCCAGATAAACGCAAAGAAGCGCAGAAAAGTGCTTATGAGGATCTCCAAAAACGGGTAAGTCAGGTCTTGCTAAAAGCGGCAGCGGATATCGATCGGGGTAGGAATCAAGAGCAGGAAGAGAGCTTGCAGGTGGTCCATGACCCGGTACATACGATATCAGCTTCGGTATCCGTTTCCCAATTTGTGTTCGGCAGCATCTTTCGTACCATCCAACGGGAGAGGGATAAAGCCGAAGCGAAAGCAGCATGGAAACAGCGAAAGAACGGAAGAAAGAGAAAAAGGAGCAAGGAAAGGGGGATATGA
- a CDS encoding VirD4-like conjugal transfer protein, CD1115 family has protein sequence MSKKARFAFSLISLEVVLLPYLLAFLWLLKETQTIRGLQDVWLSHVTTEPIGTYLNVLSDPTLLKTFLLLQVIVGAFLLQFLWRPENKVLRQKKRRLREGVGGPEAAGDGQHGTSRWQTEEELDASTTVWYTNKPPQETGLVIGMRNAGRKKLKVWKITRDGHNLIIGATRSGKSRRLVLPSIWSIAQKGESMILSDPKGELYARSHKYLRERGYEVVMLDFRNPKRGNYWNLMDPIIRGMEEDEYARASEAAWDIAHTIVHQKQHNGDPIWANGQESIIAALMQLVAAEAQMDEEKHLHSVYTILSEMGETIQLPNGMDYNPLLQYLRNLPMGHVARMALATARVSPEKMRSSFLGGATVDLRLFADPSIARMTSKQDHDLAGPGRQKTAVFMIIPDEKSTRHVLATLYVSQTYEALVQLANQNHGRLPVRVHYLLDEFGNLPPVPDFGTKITVSAGRGILFNLIIQDLGQIRKKYKDDYTTIIGNCQTWIYLLTRDIDTAKQLSEMTGKYTVATQNHSANVQTKSISTGYSSGLTSRPLLMPDEILRFPQDQALVLQARQFPAITPLPDLSFWPADGDLEEADDHYDKPITSEPVRVWIPGMEESDETPLYEYPDEPERKKKSIFDEDKED, from the coding sequence GTGTCAAAGAAAGCTCGGTTTGCGTTTTCATTGATTTCGCTCGAAGTGGTACTTCTTCCGTATCTGCTGGCGTTCTTGTGGTTGCTGAAAGAAACCCAAACGATTCGTGGCTTGCAGGATGTGTGGTTATCACACGTGACAACTGAACCGATCGGCACATACCTAAACGTTTTGAGCGATCCGACTTTGCTCAAAACTTTTTTGTTGCTTCAGGTCATCGTGGGGGCCTTTCTCCTCCAATTTCTTTGGCGACCAGAGAACAAGGTCCTCCGGCAAAAAAAGAGACGGTTGCGGGAGGGAGTCGGTGGTCCAGAAGCAGCAGGTGATGGACAACACGGTACAAGTCGGTGGCAAACCGAGGAGGAGCTGGATGCTTCGACTACGGTTTGGTATACCAATAAGCCACCACAAGAAACCGGATTAGTTATCGGCATGAGGAACGCCGGGAGAAAAAAGTTGAAGGTCTGGAAAATCACCAGAGATGGCCACAACCTGATCATCGGGGCAACTCGGTCTGGGAAGTCTCGCAGGTTGGTATTGCCGAGTATATGGAGCATTGCCCAAAAAGGGGAGAGCATGATTCTCTCAGACCCAAAAGGGGAGCTGTACGCACGTTCCCATAAATATTTACGGGAGCGTGGATACGAAGTGGTAATGCTTGATTTCCGTAATCCAAAAAGGGGAAATTACTGGAACCTGATGGATCCCATCATCCGGGGGATGGAAGAAGATGAATATGCCCGAGCTTCCGAGGCAGCCTGGGATATCGCTCATACCATCGTCCATCAAAAGCAGCATAATGGTGATCCGATTTGGGCAAACGGGCAAGAGAGTATCATTGCTGCACTCATGCAATTAGTTGCCGCAGAAGCCCAAATGGATGAGGAGAAACACCTTCATTCTGTTTACACCATCCTGTCAGAAATGGGAGAAACGATTCAGCTCCCCAATGGAATGGACTATAATCCCTTGCTGCAGTATTTGAGGAATCTTCCCATGGGGCACGTGGCACGAATGGCGTTAGCAACTGCTCGAGTCTCTCCAGAGAAAATGCGTTCTAGCTTCTTGGGTGGGGCGACCGTTGACCTTCGACTTTTTGCGGATCCATCTATAGCTCGGATGACGAGTAAACAAGACCATGACCTCGCGGGCCCTGGAAGACAAAAAACGGCGGTGTTTATGATCATCCCGGACGAGAAATCAACAAGGCATGTGCTGGCAACTTTGTACGTTTCGCAAACCTATGAGGCTCTAGTCCAATTGGCAAACCAGAACCACGGACGCCTGCCTGTCCGTGTGCACTATCTCTTGGACGAATTTGGAAACCTACCACCGGTTCCTGACTTCGGTACGAAGATTACGGTATCAGCGGGACGGGGGATTCTGTTTAATCTCATCATTCAGGATCTTGGTCAAATCCGCAAAAAATATAAAGACGATTACACGACGATCATCGGGAACTGCCAGACATGGATATACCTTTTGACACGGGATATTGATACAGCAAAGCAGTTGAGTGAGATGACGGGAAAATATACGGTTGCGACACAAAATCACTCGGCCAATGTGCAGACGAAGAGCATCTCAACTGGCTATTCAAGTGGCTTAACAAGCCGCCCGCTGTTGATGCCGGATGAGATCCTGCGATTTCCCCAAGATCAGGCGTTGGTGCTGCAAGCGAGGCAATTTCCGGCGATTACTCCATTACCTGACCTTTCTTTCTGGCCAGCAGATGGAGACTTGGAAGAGGCGGACGATCATTACGACAAACCCATAACGTCCGAACCGGTTCGGGTATGGATTCCGGGAATGGAAGAGTCAGACGAAACTCCCCTCTACGAATATCCGGATGAGCCAGAAAGAAAGAAAAAATCAATCTTCGATGAAGATAAGGAGGACTAA
- a CDS encoding conjugal transfer protein TrbL family protein, whose translation MDWIKQLIHESVMYSMQKQVESIVNEYMGALVYLREIILDLLASHYFTQAILYVQGIAALVLVVKISFEAWSTHILRLNGDPDADPEGLLKGGIASGAIIATAPWIVQQVWMFGLSIQRDITQLPGTDLGFEQDALLNFFLNCLTLPGTLFLGVIAALLIYLLVVFQSIIFAIETSILVLIGMWMALGLTNPQSSSFQIWWKDLLGTTLLPGVQLLTLKGAFVFWTDVNGTPGLKLLLFILLMFVAYRLPQRIQMYVAYSSSGVGRTTVNMAQTVLTKLLMKR comes from the coding sequence TTGGATTGGATAAAACAGCTGATCCATGAATCCGTGATGTACTCCATGCAGAAACAGGTGGAGTCAATCGTCAACGAATACATGGGAGCACTCGTGTATTTGCGTGAAATCATCCTTGACCTGTTAGCAAGCCATTATTTTACGCAAGCGATCCTCTACGTTCAGGGGATCGCTGCTTTAGTATTGGTGGTAAAAATCTCCTTTGAAGCCTGGAGTACTCACATCCTGCGATTAAACGGAGATCCGGATGCGGATCCAGAAGGTTTGCTAAAGGGGGGGATTGCGTCTGGGGCAATAATCGCGACAGCTCCGTGGATTGTACAACAGGTGTGGATGTTTGGTCTATCTATTCAGAGAGACATTACGCAGTTACCAGGGACAGATTTGGGGTTTGAGCAAGATGCGCTCCTGAACTTCTTTCTCAATTGCCTTACTCTACCCGGTACCCTCTTTCTAGGGGTCATAGCCGCTCTGCTGATTTATCTACTTGTTGTGTTTCAAAGTATTATCTTTGCCATTGAAACCAGCATCCTGGTGTTAATTGGTATGTGGATGGCATTGGGGTTGACGAATCCCCAATCCAGTTCATTTCAAATATGGTGGAAAGACCTACTGGGTACCACCTTATTGCCTGGGGTACAATTACTGACTTTGAAGGGTGCCTTTGTCTTCTGGACTGATGTAAACGGGACGCCTGGGTTAAAATTACTTCTGTTTATCTTATTGATGTTTGTCGCTTATAGGCTACCGCAACGAATACAAATGTATGTAGCATATTCGAGCAGCGGAGTTGGGAGAACAACGGTGAATATGGCGCAAACGGTGCTTACAAAACTCTTGATGAAGAGGTGA
- a CDS encoding PrgI family mobile element protein — translation MYLIPKNVNTRFEFRDGVGWKEIVVMLAGVGVGLILFFLLGLFSTGLFIRLILLAAPIIGAFFLIQPHPMTKQSVLDTLWMAHRFRRSKKRYLYKFGGDRV, via the coding sequence ATGTACCTAATCCCCAAAAATGTGAACACACGATTCGAATTTCGGGACGGGGTAGGATGGAAAGAGATAGTGGTCATGCTGGCTGGTGTGGGAGTCGGACTGATCCTCTTTTTTCTACTGGGTTTGTTCTCTACTGGTTTGTTTATTCGACTGATCCTTTTGGCTGCCCCGATTATCGGGGCGTTTTTCCTCATCCAGCCGCACCCAATGACCAAACAATCGGTTCTAGATACGTTGTGGATGGCTCATCGTTTTCGTCGCTCGAAGAAACGATACTTGTATAAGTTTGGAGGAGATCGGGTATGA
- a CDS encoding VirB4 family type IV secretion system protein: protein MIVDYPESVEVAWLSRVANLPGVVCSIHVESTSSADLLDHLKVAMGELQGKLLQGGNPYSSMMTEKKFNHAKELVKKITDEQQCVFHVTVVLGVTAPNEKTLRARVKNVEQTLAGLQLRVRTAVYRQEDGYKAAGPWVTLPKSIREMGARNMPAESVAGSFPFTSSNLNDGRGILLGTDRSDGVVLLDIWKREGSRTNSNMLLTGRPGVGKSTTVKKIIYNEYGQGRKVIKIDPEREYKDLCQYVKGNWINCGGGAGGRINPLQVRIVPLDDEEEEAIENGLAEYRPLAHHFQTLRTFFSLYLRDLTGEDQARLEMALEEVYHRFDIQWTTRPEDVPNDSWPHIGHLHEWIEQSSRKAAEWERLGLRLRSAAKGADSALWAGHSTITDQAEFTVLDIKNLMDGSQNVIAAQYFNMLTWAWNEIAFNRYIEVLFGMDEGYLIADPKAPDALRTVRNISKRIRKYRGGLFFITHNFEDLLHDDVRLYGQSLIDNPTYKVIMPQGEKDIQILTPLLHLSEQEVDLLEKGGRGDALLIAGNRRLYVKIEPTTEELEIFGSAGGL, encoded by the coding sequence GTGATCGTCGATTACCCGGAGAGTGTAGAAGTGGCTTGGCTCTCCCGTGTCGCCAATCTCCCTGGTGTGGTATGCAGCATCCACGTAGAATCCACATCCTCTGCAGACCTGTTGGACCATTTGAAAGTAGCCATGGGAGAACTGCAAGGAAAACTCCTGCAAGGCGGTAATCCATACTCTTCGATGATGACGGAAAAGAAATTTAACCACGCGAAGGAACTGGTCAAAAAAATAACGGATGAGCAGCAATGTGTTTTCCACGTAACCGTTGTTCTTGGGGTAACTGCTCCTAATGAAAAAACACTACGAGCAAGAGTGAAAAATGTAGAGCAGACGTTAGCTGGTTTACAGCTGCGAGTGCGTACAGCTGTGTATCGGCAGGAAGATGGATATAAGGCAGCGGGTCCTTGGGTAACGTTGCCAAAGTCGATCCGTGAAATGGGTGCTAGAAATATGCCTGCTGAAAGTGTAGCTGGTTCTTTCCCATTTACCTCAAGTAACTTAAACGATGGCAGGGGTATCCTTTTGGGAACGGATCGATCAGATGGTGTCGTTCTTCTGGATATTTGGAAGCGCGAGGGAAGTCGCACAAACTCGAACATGCTGCTCACCGGTCGTCCGGGTGTCGGAAAATCCACAACCGTGAAAAAAATCATTTACAACGAATACGGTCAAGGCAGAAAAGTCATCAAGATTGATCCAGAACGAGAGTACAAAGACTTGTGTCAGTACGTAAAAGGCAACTGGATTAATTGCGGAGGAGGAGCCGGTGGTCGCATTAATCCGTTGCAAGTTCGCATCGTACCGTTGGACGATGAAGAGGAGGAAGCCATTGAAAATGGGTTGGCAGAGTACCGTCCTCTTGCGCATCACTTCCAAACGTTGCGAACGTTTTTTTCTCTCTACTTACGTGACTTGACTGGGGAGGATCAGGCTCGGTTGGAAATGGCGTTGGAGGAGGTGTACCACCGTTTTGACATTCAATGGACCACACGACCCGAAGACGTGCCTAACGACTCTTGGCCACATATTGGACATCTACATGAGTGGATTGAACAAAGTAGCAGGAAGGCAGCGGAATGGGAGCGACTTGGACTACGCCTGCGCAGTGCCGCAAAAGGAGCCGATTCGGCTTTGTGGGCAGGGCATTCCACGATAACGGATCAAGCAGAATTTACCGTTCTGGACATCAAGAATTTAATGGATGGAAGTCAGAATGTCATTGCAGCCCAATACTTCAACATGCTCACGTGGGCATGGAACGAAATCGCGTTTAATCGGTATATAGAAGTTCTATTTGGAATGGACGAGGGATATCTCATTGCGGATCCGAAAGCACCCGATGCTCTACGGACCGTCCGAAATATCTCGAAACGAATCAGGAAATACAGAGGGGGCCTATTCTTCATCACTCATAACTTTGAAGATTTGCTCCATGATGATGTACGACTATACGGTCAGTCACTTATCGATAACCCAACGTATAAGGTCATCATGCCGCAAGGGGAGAAGGACATTCAGATCCTGACTCCCCTTCTGCATTTATCCGAGCAGGAAGTGGATTTGCTCGAAAAAGGAGGGCGTGGGGATGCTCTCCTCATCGCAGGTAACCGGAGGCTGTATGTGAAGATCGAGCCGACGACAGAGGAGTTGGAGATTTTCGGTTCGGCGGGTGGCTTGTAA
- a CDS encoding M23 family metallopeptidase, producing the protein MPLAIRVLLFLLPKNRNAMAGVIGLIFLPFVLFYVMISSAISVLHVPAIEPSQMDFYKNAVDAIQKDTGVRTEWQELVAIDAVRFNQDFQKASPTGARRLARKFIRIEKETNEKGEVETHYYKKSLETVVEEMIQDGLLVEGDLQRIKQYLLLPWDTGGVGSLPDGYVPVPSEGGLVFPVVGQWVVTDGFHERINPVTGRYEFHRGIDLAAESGTPVVAARAGKIVFADENGSAGNEVKIDHGDGTKTRYLHLDSIMVRRGQFVEAGELIGSVGSTGRSTGPHLHFEFHVNGRPVDPAFYLFSND; encoded by the coding sequence ATGCCACTTGCCATCCGGGTTTTACTCTTTCTTTTACCGAAGAATCGAAACGCGATGGCAGGTGTGATCGGGCTTATCTTCCTGCCGTTCGTGCTGTTTTATGTGATGATTTCATCTGCCATATCGGTCTTACACGTGCCGGCGATTGAACCGAGTCAGATGGATTTTTATAAAAATGCAGTGGACGCGATACAAAAGGATACAGGGGTCAGGACTGAATGGCAAGAACTTGTTGCGATTGATGCTGTACGGTTCAACCAGGATTTTCAGAAGGCATCTCCCACTGGCGCCAGGAGATTGGCTCGTAAGTTCATCCGAATTGAAAAGGAGACCAATGAGAAGGGAGAGGTTGAAACCCATTACTACAAGAAATCTCTCGAAACAGTCGTAGAGGAAATGATACAAGATGGTCTGCTGGTCGAAGGTGACCTACAAAGAATCAAGCAATATCTATTGTTGCCATGGGATACGGGAGGTGTTGGTTCTCTCCCTGATGGGTATGTGCCGGTTCCTAGTGAGGGTGGACTGGTGTTTCCTGTAGTAGGGCAATGGGTTGTCACAGACGGTTTTCATGAGCGAATCAATCCGGTTACCGGGAGATATGAATTCCACCGTGGGATTGACCTGGCTGCAGAGAGCGGTACACCTGTGGTGGCTGCAAGGGCAGGGAAAATTGTTTTTGCAGATGAGAATGGCAGCGCGGGTAACGAAGTGAAAATCGATCATGGTGACGGCACGAAAACAAGGTATCTCCATCTGGATTCCATTATGGTGCGAAGAGGGCAGTTCGTAGAAGCAGGAGAGCTCATTGGCAGTGTTGGATCCACCGGACGCTCGACTGGCCCTCACCTTCACTTTGAGTTTCATGTAAATGGTAGACCAGTAGATCCAGCTTTTTATCTATTCTCAAATGACTGA
- a CDS encoding DUF3991 domain-containing protein — protein MERDVILQARQTDLPSFLCSMGFDLKKEGKNYRLTSYSGVLVRDNMYTDFANGKSGNAVDFCMQVLHLPFHEAVEALNKYGARVQLPESLSKEAKQEQPVVLPERAENYRRIFAYLHRTRGIPVSLIQELIREKLLYQDCKGNAVFICRDESGEARGAMIRGTLTGKSFKQRIGSGEFPFIWGAAVGKTTLTLTEAPIEALSIATLYPESRQSILVSLGGIDFISSVEKLLEQYLIKRLVLSFNNDRPGREAVQRFTERFGHQVEVKAFLPSAEDWNEHLLTHKSGTQCLER, from the coding sequence GTGGAGCGTGACGTCATTCTTCAGGCGCGGCAGACGGATCTCCCTTCTTTTTTGTGTTCGATGGGATTTGACCTGAAGAAAGAGGGAAAGAATTACCGGCTCACCAGTTACAGTGGTGTCCTCGTGCGGGACAATATGTATACGGATTTTGCGAATGGGAAAAGTGGAAATGCCGTTGACTTCTGCATGCAGGTGCTCCACTTACCTTTTCATGAGGCGGTTGAGGCTTTAAACAAGTATGGTGCGAGAGTACAATTGCCTGAATCCCTGTCAAAAGAGGCCAAGCAAGAACAGCCGGTTGTGTTGCCCGAACGTGCTGAAAATTACAGAAGAATATTTGCATATTTGCATCGTACGCGAGGCATTCCGGTATCACTGATCCAGGAGTTAATCAGAGAGAAGCTGCTGTATCAGGATTGCAAAGGGAATGCCGTTTTTATTTGCCGGGATGAAAGTGGTGAGGCAAGAGGGGCGATGATCCGGGGAACCCTAACCGGCAAGAGCTTTAAACAACGGATTGGTAGCGGAGAATTTCCCTTTATTTGGGGAGCTGCAGTAGGAAAAACAACTTTAACGCTAACGGAAGCACCTATTGAGGCTCTTTCTATTGCGACACTCTATCCTGAAAGCCGTCAGTCTATCTTGGTATCCTTAGGTGGGATTGATTTCATAAGTAGTGTAGAAAAACTACTTGAACAGTATCTGATTAAGCGGCTTGTCTTGTCCTTTAATAATGATCGACCAGGAAGAGAAGCTGTCCAACGATTTACGGAACGCTTTGGCCACCAAGTGGAGGTCAAGGCGTTTTTACCTTCTGCGGAGGATTGGAATGAACACTTATTAACTCATAAAAGTGGAACTCAATGTTTGGAAAGATAA
- a CDS encoding IS1634 family transposase — MYIRRVSRKNKNGSTTAYLQLAHNEWDPIAKHAKAKVIYSFGREDEIDRSVLERLVQSIARYLTPEAALQVQNAIGETAQFLFQSSKRLGGAWLLHQLWHKIGLDVILEKLFSDRKHQASIERLIFAMVANRALNPSSKLAMEDWVKEDVYLPGISEVSSQQLYRAMDELLDVQSELEHQVYCSVSDLLNLEVDLLYFDTTSSYFEVDPFDVPEDDTLRKQGFSKDKRPDLVQVVIGLAVTRQGIPIRSWVWPGNTSDMSVVDQVKRDLVGWKLGRVISVMDRGFSSEDNLRTLQRTGGHYIVGEKMRSGKETTDAAMSRKGRYHHVRENLQVKDIVVGDGEARKRYVLVHNPREAERDRLRREQMIDHLQVELDALKPLSGQAHTKATCKLRSHTTYGKYLRQLKDGTLKLDKQAIRDAEKYDGKYLIRTSDDTLSAEDVALGYKQLVDVEDAFRTLKTTLELRPMFHRLEERIRAHILLSWLALLLVRIVEVETGETWSALRKELDRIHLGHFSSKNGDVYQSTELTAKQRKTFDTLGIEAPPRFLEIQPKS, encoded by the coding sequence ATGTATATACGTCGCGTTTCTCGAAAAAATAAAAATGGATCCACAACCGCTTACCTCCAATTAGCACACAATGAATGGGATCCCATCGCTAAACACGCCAAAGCCAAGGTCATTTACTCGTTCGGTCGCGAAGATGAAATCGATCGCTCAGTCCTGGAACGCTTGGTGCAAAGCATCGCCCGCTATCTTACGCCGGAAGCGGCTTTGCAAGTACAGAATGCGATCGGCGAAACGGCGCAGTTCCTGTTCCAGTCCAGCAAACGTCTGGGTGGGGCCTGGTTGCTCCATCAACTGTGGCACAAGATCGGCCTGGATGTGATCCTCGAGAAACTGTTCAGCGATCGCAAGCATCAAGCGTCGATTGAACGTCTGATCTTCGCCATGGTGGCGAATCGGGCGCTGAATCCCTCGAGCAAGCTGGCCATGGAAGATTGGGTGAAGGAAGATGTGTATCTGCCAGGCATAAGCGAGGTAAGCAGTCAGCAACTGTACCGGGCGATGGATGAACTGCTGGACGTTCAGTCGGAGCTGGAGCACCAGGTGTATTGCTCTGTCTCAGATTTGCTGAATCTGGAGGTCGATCTGCTCTACTTCGACACCACCTCCTCTTACTTCGAAGTCGATCCGTTCGATGTACCGGAAGACGACACCTTGCGTAAGCAGGGATTTTCGAAGGACAAACGTCCGGATCTGGTTCAGGTCGTCATCGGATTGGCTGTCACCCGTCAAGGCATTCCGATCCGCTCGTGGGTATGGCCGGGCAATACGTCGGATATGTCCGTCGTCGATCAGGTCAAGCGCGACTTGGTCGGCTGGAAACTCGGCAGAGTGATCAGCGTCATGGATCGGGGATTCTCCTCCGAAGACAACTTGCGCACATTGCAGCGCACAGGCGGTCATTATATTGTTGGGGAGAAAATGCGATCCGGCAAAGAAACGACGGACGCAGCGATGAGCCGCAAAGGCCGATACCATCATGTTCGCGAGAATCTGCAAGTCAAGGACATCGTCGTCGGTGATGGAGAAGCACGCAAGCGCTATGTCTTGGTTCACAATCCCAGGGAAGCTGAGCGGGATCGCCTTCGCCGTGAACAGATGATCGACCACCTGCAAGTGGAACTGGATGCACTCAAGCCGTTGAGCGGCCAAGCCCATACGAAGGCAACGTGTAAGTTGCGCTCCCATACGACCTACGGAAAGTATTTGCGCCAGCTCAAGGACGGGACGCTCAAGCTGGATAAGCAGGCGATCCGCGATGCGGAGAAGTACGACGGCAAGTATTTGATCCGAACTTCGGATGACACGCTTTCCGCGGAAGATGTGGCGCTTGGCTACAAGCAACTCGTCGATGTGGAGGATGCGTTCCGTACGCTGAAGACGACACTAGAACTTCGCCCGATGTTTCATCGTCTGGAGGAGCGCATTCGCGCGCATATTCTACTCAGTTGGCTGGCGTTGCTGTTGGTGCGCATTGTCGAGGTGGAAACCGGCGAAACTTGGAGTGCATTGCGCAAGGAACTGGATCGCATCCATCTCGGACATTTTTCTTCGAAAAACGGAGACGTGTACCAGAGCACCGAATTGACCGCCAAACAACGAAAAACCTTTGATACGCTTGGGATTGAGGCTCCTCCGAGGTTCCTCGAAATCCAACCCAAGTCATAG
- a CDS encoding type II toxin-antitoxin system PemK/MazF family toxin: MRNPEWNQKRTFKRGEVFFVDLPAEPPVEPDPSRILRGSHRCVVLFDSDFPRKTVTILPITSLYNQEGEKKETTRTDLILSAKDYAAADNTYRGTIVKDSFIKTEQIRSISRHLLERKVGELLPEDMISLDLLLISSLQLQKTISQLIEYEVEKRLLSGAQRKDINMER; encoded by the coding sequence TTGAGAAATCCAGAATGGAACCAAAAACGTACCTTTAAACGTGGCGAGGTTTTCTTCGTCGATCTACCTGCAGAACCACCTGTAGAGCCAGATCCTTCACGTATTTTAAGGGGATCTCATCGTTGTGTTGTTCTTTTCGATAGTGATTTTCCAAGAAAGACAGTTACCATTCTACCTATCACTTCTCTTTATAATCAAGAGGGAGAGAAGAAAGAGACCACCCGTACTGATCTTATTCTATCTGCAAAAGACTATGCTGCCGCTGATAATACATACAGAGGAACCATTGTAAAAGATAGCTTTATCAAAACGGAGCAAATTCGGTCCATCTCGCGGCACCTCTTGGAGAGGAAGGTCGGGGAGTTATTGCCAGAAGATATGATCAGTTTAGATTTGCTGCTCATCTCATCACTGCAGCTGCAGAAGACCATCAGTCAACTTATCGAATATGAAGTTGAAAAGCGTTTGTTGTCAGGGGCACAAAGAAAGGATATAAATATGGAGCGATAA